One Oncorhynchus kisutch isolate 150728-3 unplaced genomic scaffold, Okis_V2 scaffold2700, whole genome shotgun sequence genomic region harbors:
- the LOC116370672 gene encoding GTPase IMAP family member 7-like: FTETGLAHLRIVLVGKTGAGKSATGNTILGGEGFKEDSSPESVTAQCEKQSGEVDGRKIDVIDTPGHFDTSVTIEKMKGELERCFYMSVPGPHVFLLVIRLGRFTEEERNTVKWIQDNFGEEASTYTMVLFTGGDQLRKKSVEQFVGESVNLQDLISKCGGGYHSVINDSDSSANPDQVPELLKKIEEMVKRNGGQHYTNEVYQKVQRKIEEKEERKREEERKKKEEEMKKQEEAIRKREEEVRREEVRREEVRREEEIKREEELRKMEEERQEERRK, encoded by the coding sequence TTCACAGAAACTGGTCTAGCTCATCTGAGGATAGTTCTGGTGGGGAAGACTGGAGCAGGGAAGAGCGCAACAGGAAACACCATCCTGGGTGGGGAGGGGTTTAAAGAAGACTCCTCCCCTGAGTCTGTGACTGCTCAGTGTGAGaaacagagtggagaggtggaTGGGAGGAAGATTGATGTGATTGACACGCCGGGACACTTTGACACGTCAGTGACTATAGAGAAAATGAAAGGTGAACTAGAACGGTGCTTCTACATGTCTGTCCCAGGACCCCATGTGTTCCTGCTGGTGATCAGACTGGGGAGgttcacagaggaggagaggaacactgtGAAGTGGATCCAGGACAACTTTGGAGAAGAAGCCTCAACGTACACTATGGTGCTGTTCACTGGAGGAGACCAGCTGAGAAAAAAATCTGTTGAGCAGTTTGTAGGAGAAAGTGTTAACCTCCAGGATCTCATCAGCAAATGTGGAGGTGGATATCACTCTGTCATCAATGACAGTGACAGTAGCGCCAACCCTGACCAAGTCCCAGAGCTGCTGAAGAAGATAGAGGAGATGGTGAAGAGGAACGGAGGACAACACTACACCAACGAGGTGTACCAGAAGGTCCAGAGGAAGAtcgaagagaaggaggagaggaagagagaagaggagaggaagaaaaaagAGGAAGAAATGAAGAAACAAGAGGAGGCGATCAGGAAGCGggaagaggaggtgaggagagaggaggtgaggagagaggaggtgaggagagaggaggaaataaagagagaggaggagttgaGGAAGATGGAAGaggaaagacaggaggagaggaggaag